A genomic segment from Chitinophaga flava encodes:
- a CDS encoding glycosyltransferase, producing the protein MSQQEFHIGVSVIICCYNSAARLPLTLGHLQSQEVPTDFLWEIILVNNASTDKTVSLALDWWNKAHPPNAQCRIVDEPRPGQMHARKKGAQEARYECLLFCDDDNLLDKNYVFNAWQTLKQQKMAGAAGGQCHPVSDCSSFPSWFDTFKDKYAIGIPAETSGDVSHRGFVLGAGLVTRKSLFLSVFNERYPSLLNGRNGEKLSTGDDFEYCKRLLLWGYSLYYNEDLKLAHFIPKERLTLSYRDRLMEGIAAATQILTLYDEALSIRRKTKHKNKWRLLLLTPIRIYLARKGLSDRHLPTEQLVLFYLSPFNIKSDPVRTSIKKFLNKQ; encoded by the coding sequence ATGTCTCAACAAGAATTTCATATAGGCGTTTCCGTTATTATCTGTTGTTATAACAGTGCAGCACGGCTACCGCTCACCTTAGGACATCTGCAGTCACAGGAAGTGCCGACAGATTTTTTGTGGGAGATCATCCTCGTCAACAATGCCTCTACAGACAAAACCGTCAGTCTGGCCCTGGACTGGTGGAACAAAGCCCATCCACCCAATGCCCAATGCAGGATTGTAGATGAACCCCGGCCGGGACAGATGCATGCCCGCAAAAAGGGAGCACAGGAAGCCCGTTATGAATGCCTGCTCTTCTGCGACGACGACAACCTGCTCGACAAAAACTATGTATTCAACGCATGGCAAACACTCAAACAACAAAAGATGGCCGGCGCTGCCGGCGGACAATGTCACCCCGTTTCCGACTGTAGCAGCTTCCCTTCCTGGTTTGATACCTTCAAGGATAAATACGCAATCGGTATTCCGGCCGAAACATCCGGCGACGTATCTCATCGTGGCTTTGTGCTGGGGGCCGGCCTTGTTACCAGAAAATCATTATTCCTTTCCGTATTCAACGAAAGATACCCTTCATTACTCAACGGCCGCAACGGAGAAAAGTTAAGTACCGGAGATGACTTTGAATACTGCAAACGCTTGCTGCTATGGGGCTACAGCCTGTACTACAACGAAGACCTGAAACTGGCTCATTTTATACCAAAGGAAAGACTAACCCTCAGCTATCGCGACAGGCTAATGGAAGGCATTGCAGCTGCCACACAAATATTGACACTCTATGATGAAGCCCTGAGCATTCGTCGGAAAACCAAACACAAAAACAAATGGAGACTGTTGCTGCTTACGCCCATCAGAATCTACCTCGCCCGGAAAGGATTATCTGACAGGCATCTGCCCACAGAGCAGCTGGTATTATTCTACCTATCTCCCTTCAACATAAAATCAGATCCTGTCAGGACATCTATCAAAAAATTTCTAAACAAACAGTAA
- a CDS encoding glycosyltransferase — MIDYSLVICTYDPDERILRRCLQAVQLLNRNGLQTEVLLVDNNSPIPLSSLSYVKDFLQRIPNMQLLLVKEQGVGHARVAAIEAARGEHIVYIDYDNEPDSHYLQELTSLFKKYPQVAAWGPGQVQVDFIDGIESNIEHYARLAFQQRTETTVTFSAVPAWQSCYPFGTGLCTKTFLLKEYVQHARKGTFTLPGRKGNQLSSGEDTQMVLLCVRNGYAAGVAPTLKLTHIIPAGRANRHYLQRLIYGTFVCYDTCLMQVFPSHRNLLGTRLLSASRFSRKAIGKLWKARWSSDPHRLFELVQYIATHASVYTALNKPVPLPVSSIIRYLKVG, encoded by the coding sequence ATGATAGACTACTCACTGGTCATATGTACTTATGATCCCGATGAACGAATTTTACGACGCTGCCTCCAGGCTGTACAACTGCTCAACCGGAACGGGTTGCAGACAGAAGTGCTGCTGGTAGACAACAACAGTCCCATCCCACTCAGCAGCCTTTCATATGTAAAGGATTTTCTGCAACGTATCCCCAACATGCAACTCCTCCTGGTAAAGGAACAGGGAGTAGGCCATGCCCGCGTCGCCGCCATAGAAGCCGCCCGCGGGGAACATATCGTTTACATCGATTACGATAATGAACCAGACAGCCACTATCTACAGGAGCTGACTTCGTTGTTTAAAAAGTATCCACAGGTTGCCGCATGGGGCCCGGGACAGGTACAGGTAGACTTTATAGACGGTATAGAAAGCAATATCGAGCACTATGCACGACTGGCATTCCAGCAACGGACAGAAACAACCGTGACTTTCTCCGCAGTACCGGCCTGGCAATCGTGTTATCCTTTTGGTACCGGCCTATGTACCAAAACCTTTCTGCTAAAAGAATATGTTCAGCATGCCCGGAAAGGCACCTTTACATTGCCTGGCCGAAAGGGCAATCAACTCAGCAGCGGAGAAGACACCCAGATGGTACTGCTGTGCGTCCGTAATGGATATGCAGCCGGTGTGGCGCCGACATTAAAACTCACTCATATCATCCCTGCCGGCAGGGCCAACCGCCACTATCTTCAACGCCTCATTTACGGTACGTTTGTGTGTTATGATACCTGCCTCATGCAGGTGTTCCCTTCTCATCGCAATTTACTCGGTACCCGGCTGCTGTCTGCTTCCCGGTTCTCCCGAAAAGCAATCGGGAAGTTATGGAAAGCACGCTGGTCAAGCGATCCGCACCGGCTGTTTGAACTGGTACAGTATATCGCTACGCACGCCAGCGTATATACGGCATTAAACAAACCAGTACCCTTGCCCGTCAGCAGCATCATCAGATACCTCAAAGTAGGATAA